Proteins encoded together in one Ferroglobus placidus DSM 10642 window:
- a CDS encoding hydrogenase maturation protease produces the protein MIVVIGVGNLLMKDDGFGIHVIERLKAENINAEIVDAMTNVQILLSAMEGKRKAIIVDAIDFEGEVGEIKIIRFDPEKIPEDLKLSVHDIHFRDAIAMAKGIYDLPDEIVVVGVKPKEIKPEIGLSEELEKRIEEVVEIIKRKITSSGT, from the coding sequence GTGATAGTTGTGATCGGCGTCGGAAACCTGCTTATGAAGGACGACGGATTTGGAATTCACGTCATCGAAAGATTGAAAGCTGAAAATATTAATGCCGAGATCGTAGATGCTATGACGAACGTTCAAATTTTGCTCTCAGCGATGGAAGGAAAGAGAAAAGCCATAATCGTAGACGCGATCGATTTTGAAGGAGAGGTGGGAGAAATAAAGATAATACGATTCGATCCCGAAAAAATTCCGGAAGATTTGAAGCTTAGCGTTCACGACATCCATTTTAGAGATGCGATAGCCATGGCTAAGGGAATCTACGATCTTCCAGATGAGATAGTGGTTGTGGGGGTTAAGCCGAAGGAGATCAAGCCGGAAATAGGGTTGAGCGAAGAATTGGAGAAAAGAATCGAAGAGGTTGTTGAAATAATAAAGAGGAAGATCACTTCTTCCGGTACTTAG
- a CDS encoding vWA domain-containing protein has translation MEFTKPECRSCKEDSIPAEFAENLAYHIFNPYAMDRGNFNVKNFIKQKISDEELAENFDSYSAIFNDMMRNFGYAEALWMDKFEKYVEAKSKAWEEIKEKLRSGELKVEDINFKELLDYFFEEALKELIEMGIIEGVTKRFFRRKVKFSRQAERIIAQKVMKEVSKEAKGYYAESEGETLSYIPGYELVEYDEYLHSYDLIDIPETMIRAAKNEDFEIREKDIVSRNPKKVGKRHFVMLIDVSDSMRGKKIVGAIEAALALKMSIRKGFDDLEVFVFNHRTEKIREGDIVNVDVEGRTDIALALKTARNALRGKDGAKYVILITDGEPTASYNPLIPPWKMAVIESAKLKDEDINLNVLMLNDDSRFYALCERMLKAAGKGSIFYFPNPLNLKNYIYSKYRKK, from the coding sequence ATGGAGTTTACGAAACCAGAGTGCAGGAGCTGTAAGGAAGATAGTATTCCGGCTGAATTTGCCGAAAACTTAGCTTACCATATCTTCAACCCCTACGCAATGGACAGAGGTAACTTCAACGTAAAGAACTTCATCAAACAGAAGATAAGCGACGAGGAGCTGGCTGAAAACTTCGACAGCTATTCCGCAATTTTCAACGACATGATGAGGAACTTCGGCTACGCTGAAGCTCTGTGGATGGACAAATTTGAGAAATACGTAGAGGCAAAGTCGAAAGCTTGGGAGGAGATAAAAGAGAAGCTCCGCTCCGGAGAGTTAAAAGTTGAAGACATAAACTTCAAAGAGCTCCTCGACTACTTCTTTGAAGAAGCGCTAAAAGAGCTAATCGAAATGGGGATAATAGAAGGGGTCACGAAGAGGTTTTTCAGGAGGAAGGTAAAGTTCAGCAGGCAAGCGGAAAGGATAATTGCGCAAAAAGTTATGAAAGAGGTTTCGAAGGAAGCTAAAGGATATTACGCTGAATCCGAAGGAGAGACGCTTTCCTACATCCCGGGATACGAGCTTGTGGAATACGATGAGTACTTGCACTCCTACGACCTCATCGACATACCCGAGACTATGATAAGGGCTGCTAAAAACGAAGATTTCGAAATAAGAGAAAAAGACATAGTTTCGAGGAATCCCAAGAAAGTCGGAAAGAGACACTTCGTAATGCTCATAGACGTGAGCGACTCGATGAGGGGGAAGAAAATAGTAGGAGCAATAGAGGCTGCGCTGGCTTTAAAGATGAGCATAAGGAAAGGATTCGACGATCTCGAAGTTTTCGTTTTCAACCACAGAACTGAGAAGATAAGAGAAGGGGACATAGTGAATGTAGACGTGGAAGGAAGGACGGACATAGCTCTTGCTTTAAAGACTGCAAGAAACGCTCTGAGAGGAAAAGACGGAGCTAAGTACGTGATTCTCATAACAGATGGCGAGCCTACTGCAAGCTACAACCCTCTGATTCCTCCCTGGAAGATGGCGGTAATTGAGAGTGCAAAGCTAAAAGATGAGGATATAAATTTAAACGTGCTAATGCTCAACGACGATAGCAGATTTTACGCTTTATGCGAAAGAATGCTCAAAGCAGCCGGAAAAGGGTCGATATTCTACTTCCCCAATCCGCTAAACCTGAAGAACTACATCTACTCTAAGTACCGGAAGAAGTGA
- a CDS encoding AAA family ATPase, translated as MEEYIFKEVEVKESSAPTFLLNGEEVDIFSDEFRAYWEKPLHELVREKILEYERRGEDPFYEIVGKKIEKEMVKNALISGSSILFVGKKGYGKTTFSKSIAKLLPERQLAIKGCKIHDNPVRPSCFACKRKVMEEEKVELTWIGRKWIRIPGDPMMTTRQLIGGISIQKIREGYDLDHPEVFTPGRVLKANRGIAYFDELGSIPSALQTLLHELIEEKQVTTPEGEIVPLKIDAIFIASTNPANYRGTEAIKEPLLDRMEAIPIGPPETLKEEIEIGLRNMSLKNGATIPEWHLKILARVVRYARNKERCRYAARIESEPSCRATIKLFDHVKANATRKGRSVVMLSDYGECYEVIKLGLRSRIEVDYEAEKDTIIEKLVEEAINRTCGEIYGSIEDSDFRKLSRELRKKEIINVYEDSPKEMETFWKYILLMSRKPEEIPSAFEILLESIKRCTGLVERVGDGVYETRVQEL; from the coding sequence ATGGAGGAGTACATATTCAAAGAAGTAGAGGTTAAGGAAAGCTCAGCACCAACCTTCTTGCTTAACGGAGAAGAGGTAGACATATTTTCCGACGAGTTCAGAGCGTACTGGGAAAAGCCGCTTCACGAGCTCGTCAGAGAAAAAATTCTCGAGTACGAGAGGAGAGGAGAGGATCCGTTCTACGAAATTGTCGGAAAGAAGATCGAAAAAGAGATGGTTAAGAATGCCCTGATTTCAGGCTCAAGCATTCTTTTCGTCGGTAAGAAGGGTTACGGTAAAACAACTTTCTCGAAGTCGATAGCCAAGCTCCTTCCGGAGAGGCAGCTTGCTATTAAAGGGTGCAAGATTCACGATAATCCAGTAAGACCGAGCTGCTTTGCTTGCAAGAGGAAGGTAATGGAAGAGGAAAAAGTGGAGCTAACTTGGATAGGAAGGAAGTGGATAAGAATTCCGGGAGATCCGATGATGACGACAAGACAGCTCATCGGTGGTATCAGCATTCAGAAAATAAGAGAGGGATACGATTTGGATCATCCGGAAGTTTTCACGCCAGGAAGGGTGCTTAAAGCGAACAGAGGTATCGCTTATTTCGACGAACTCGGTTCGATTCCCTCAGCTCTGCAAACGCTGCTTCACGAACTTATTGAGGAAAAGCAGGTAACGACTCCAGAAGGCGAAATAGTTCCGCTAAAAATTGACGCGATTTTCATAGCCTCGACTAATCCAGCCAACTACAGAGGTACCGAAGCCATAAAGGAGCCGCTCCTTGACAGAATGGAAGCCATTCCGATAGGACCTCCGGAAACGTTGAAAGAGGAGATAGAGATCGGTTTGAGAAACATGAGTCTAAAGAACGGAGCGACAATTCCAGAGTGGCACCTCAAAATCTTGGCGAGAGTCGTTAGATACGCGAGAAACAAAGAGAGATGCAGATATGCGGCGAGAATAGAAAGCGAACCTTCCTGCAGAGCTACAATAAAGCTATTCGACCACGTAAAGGCGAACGCTACGAGGAAAGGGAGAAGCGTCGTGATGCTTTCGGACTACGGAGAATGCTACGAGGTTATCAAGCTCGGGTTGAGGAGTAGGATTGAAGTGGATTACGAGGCTGAAAAGGACACAATAATAGAAAAGCTTGTCGAAGAGGCGATAAACAGAACTTGCGGTGAAATTTACGGCAGCATCGAAGATTCAGACTTCAGGAAGCTTTCGAGGGAGCTTAGGAAGAAAGAAATAATAAACGTTTACGAAGACTCGCCGAAAGAAATGGAGACCTTCTGGAAGTACATACTATTAATGAGCAGAAAGCCGGAAGAGATTCCTTCAGCTTTCGAGATTCTCCTCGAATCGATAAAGAGATGTACGGGCTTGGTGGAGAGGGTCGGAGATGGAGTTTACGAAACCAGAGTGCAGGAGCTGTAA